A section of the Spirosoma pollinicola genome encodes:
- a CDS encoding agmatine deiminase family protein, producing MALIPAREGFFFPAEWHPHVATWLSWPHTEASWTRERQELMFPAYIEFIKAIAESEQVCINAHNDIVMQSAKMRLLAAGADMSRITLLPHPTNDSWCRDHGPAFLINPDKKERMIVNWGYNAWGGKYPPYDRDDLIPVEIAHYRNLNYVTPGIIMEGGSVEFNGAGTVLTSRACLLNQNRNSHLTQANIEQYLCDYYGVKQVLWVEEGIVGDDTDGHIDDTVRFVNEDTVIAAYESNKNDANYPFLQEIHHELKQMRLLNGKQLNIVELPMPDPVESDGLRLPASYANFLITNGAVIVPTFRCDKDQQALDIIGSCFPDRKIIGIDSTDIVWGLGSFHCLSQQEPSI from the coding sequence ATGGCATTAATTCCCGCCCGTGAGGGCTTTTTCTTTCCTGCCGAGTGGCATCCGCATGTGGCCACCTGGCTCAGCTGGCCACATACCGAAGCTTCCTGGACGCGCGAACGGCAGGAGTTGATGTTTCCGGCCTACATTGAGTTTATCAAAGCCATCGCCGAAAGTGAACAGGTGTGCATCAACGCACATAACGACATTGTGATGCAGTCGGCTAAGATGCGCCTGTTAGCGGCTGGAGCCGACATGAGCCGCATTACGCTCCTGCCACACCCCACCAATGACTCCTGGTGCCGCGACCACGGCCCGGCTTTTCTGATCAATCCGGACAAAAAAGAGCGGATGATCGTAAACTGGGGCTACAACGCATGGGGTGGCAAGTACCCGCCCTACGATCGCGACGACCTGATTCCGGTAGAAATTGCCCACTACCGTAACCTGAATTACGTAACACCGGGCATCATTATGGAAGGCGGTTCGGTAGAGTTCAATGGCGCCGGAACCGTGCTGACCAGCCGTGCTTGTTTGCTCAATCAGAACCGAAATTCGCACCTGACACAAGCCAATATCGAACAATACCTGTGCGACTATTACGGCGTTAAACAGGTGCTGTGGGTTGAAGAAGGGATTGTGGGCGATGATACCGATGGGCATATTGACGATACCGTTCGGTTTGTGAATGAAGATACCGTCATTGCTGCGTATGAATCAAACAAAAACGACGCGAACTACCCATTCCTACAGGAAATTCATCATGAATTGAAACAAATGCGCTTGCTGAACGGGAAGCAATTGAACATCGTCGAGTTACCCATGCCCGACCCGGTCGAAAGTGATGGACTGCGGCTTCCAGCTTCCTATGCCAATTTCCTGATCACTAACGGTGCCGTTATCGTCCCAACCTTCCGATGCGACAAAGATCAACAGGCGTTGGATATTATCGGCTCGTGCTTTCCAGACCGCAAGATCATCGGCATCGACTCCACCGATATCGTTTGGGGCCTCGGTAGTTTTCACTGCCTGAGCCAGCAGGAACCAAGTATCTGA
- a CDS encoding n-acetylglutamate synthase, protein MYNNKTFRSVTNTTNGEVSSETIFHYHQQNKLVWAEYAGGSIVKGFLIATVQADDSLDMRYEHVNTQGELMTGRCLSTPELLPDGRLRLHEKWQWTCGDQSSGESVVEEILI, encoded by the coding sequence ATGTATAACAATAAAACTTTTCGCTCCGTCACGAACACCACCAATGGCGAGGTGAGCTCTGAAACGATCTTTCATTATCACCAGCAGAATAAACTGGTGTGGGCCGAGTATGCAGGCGGAAGCATCGTAAAAGGGTTTCTGATTGCGACTGTACAGGCCGACGATAGCCTGGATATGCGCTACGAACACGTCAACACACAGGGCGAGTTGATGACCGGCAGGTGCCTGTCAACACCTGAACTCCTGCCCGATGGACGCCTGCGACTGCACGAAAAATGGCAGTGGACCTGTGGGGATCAATCTTCAGGCGAGTCTGTCGTTGAGGAGATTTTAATTTGA
- a CDS encoding peptidylprolyl isomerase yields MRHFTGGFLLALLVTACKTTAPVVQQTPPEPVILTLGNKAFTTNDFFQSFTKNQLSTDSAQRTDVKNYFDLYTNLKLKVLAAESDGRDTTEAFREEMSTYRKQLAQSYLTDKVLVESLAAEAYQRMQEEVNASHILIPVSAYASPADTLAAYQTILSLRKQAQAGDDFAKLAREHSQDVNTASNGGNLGYISVFGVVYPLETAAFATPTGSISAPVRTRFGYHIIKVNNRRSSRGRVRVAHILLRISPSADEVGQKAAQERINLAYDRLQKGDSFEQVCRLFSDDATSKANGGVLPMFEPGRWVPAFEDAAFSLSKPGEYTRPVRTNYGWHIIKLIERKGLDTYTILGPSLRQRVTTDSRAEVLRQSTVHRLQTEYAVKTDQSLLEVALTKADSSLLRGQWRVAEPLEPSLQNKALVTIGQQVYTVNQFFGYVRLRQQPQRNPALSTSNATNSATSPAERQSGGSPTVAMRQLFDRFVGDQLIATEEANLDKKSPEFRALLNEIRDGVLLSQVMEQNVWERSMVDSTGQQQYFEQNKAKYSFPERALATIVVAQNDSLLKQANTMLSGRAPYQLRRSAAPLTFAKGQTALTPGLLETLFDVLVVMSANPDYVLEVSGSHDPTESDSVSAGRIRTVVSYLQKNGVSLSRIMEKDFQGARPGAAKDAQRNVAFQYFSNAKNDIAKVLNSKFASPASDPAVVITTGLFAQNDNPYLDSIKEWKVGTNSLRRDKKAVSVIIDRIEPARAKTFAEARGTVINEYQATLEKQWLGQLRQTYSIKVNEEEIRKLAK; encoded by the coding sequence ATGCGCCATTTCACAGGCGGATTTTTACTGGCTTTACTTGTTACAGCCTGTAAAACAACCGCACCCGTTGTTCAGCAAACACCACCAGAACCCGTTATTCTAACGCTGGGCAATAAAGCCTTTACGACCAACGATTTCTTTCAGTCGTTTACCAAAAATCAACTTTCAACTGATTCTGCCCAGCGAACCGACGTAAAAAATTATTTTGACCTCTACACGAACCTGAAGTTAAAAGTACTGGCGGCCGAATCTGATGGGCGCGATACAACCGAGGCTTTTCGGGAGGAGATGAGCACCTACCGGAAACAACTGGCGCAGTCATACCTGACCGACAAAGTGCTGGTAGAGTCGTTGGCGGCAGAGGCATACCAGCGTATGCAGGAAGAAGTCAATGCTTCGCACATTCTGATTCCTGTTTCGGCATACGCATCCCCTGCCGATACCCTGGCGGCTTATCAAACCATTCTGTCTTTACGCAAACAAGCCCAGGCAGGAGACGATTTTGCCAAATTGGCTCGTGAGCATTCGCAGGATGTCAATACAGCTTCAAATGGCGGAAATCTAGGTTATATCTCTGTTTTTGGTGTCGTTTACCCGCTGGAAACTGCCGCTTTCGCCACGCCAACCGGTAGTATTTCGGCCCCTGTTCGCACACGTTTTGGCTATCATATTATTAAAGTCAATAACCGTCGATCAAGCAGGGGGCGGGTTCGCGTAGCGCATATTTTACTAAGAATTAGCCCATCAGCTGATGAAGTTGGCCAGAAAGCAGCACAGGAGCGAATCAATTTGGCCTATGATCGGCTACAAAAAGGCGATTCTTTCGAACAGGTTTGTCGACTGTTTTCAGATGATGCCACCTCCAAAGCCAACGGAGGTGTTTTGCCTATGTTTGAGCCGGGCCGTTGGGTACCTGCCTTTGAGGATGCGGCCTTTTCGCTATCCAAACCCGGCGAATACACCAGGCCCGTTCGTACCAACTACGGCTGGCACATCATTAAACTCATTGAACGCAAAGGGCTGGATACCTACACCATTCTGGGGCCTTCGCTACGACAGCGCGTAACCACCGACAGCCGCGCGGAGGTTCTACGCCAGAGTACGGTGCATCGTTTACAAACGGAGTATGCTGTCAAGACCGACCAATCTCTGCTAGAGGTTGCGCTGACCAAAGCCGACAGTAGTTTGCTACGTGGTCAATGGCGCGTTGCCGAGCCGCTTGAGCCCAGCCTTCAAAACAAAGCGCTAGTTACCATTGGTCAACAAGTCTACACGGTGAATCAGTTTTTTGGGTACGTTCGGCTGCGTCAACAACCCCAGCGGAACCCTGCCTTGTCAACATCGAACGCAACAAATTCAGCAACGTCACCCGCCGAACGCCAGTCTGGCGGCTCACCAACGGTGGCGATGCGGCAGTTATTCGACCGTTTTGTGGGCGATCAACTGATCGCTACAGAAGAAGCGAATCTGGACAAAAAATCGCCTGAATTCCGGGCTTTGCTGAATGAAATCCGGGACGGTGTTCTGTTATCGCAGGTAATGGAGCAGAACGTCTGGGAACGCTCCATGGTCGACTCTACAGGTCAACAGCAGTACTTTGAGCAGAATAAAGCGAAGTATAGTTTTCCTGAACGCGCCCTGGCCACCATTGTTGTGGCACAGAATGATAGCCTCCTCAAACAAGCGAATACTATGCTCAGTGGCCGGGCCCCTTACCAGCTTCGACGCTCGGCGGCACCGCTGACGTTTGCCAAAGGGCAGACAGCCCTGACACCCGGCCTTCTCGAAACCCTGTTCGATGTACTGGTTGTTATGAGTGCCAATCCTGATTATGTGCTCGAAGTAAGCGGCTCTCACGACCCTACAGAAAGTGATTCGGTTTCAGCGGGGCGCATTCGGACGGTGGTCAGTTATTTGCAGAAAAACGGCGTTTCGCTTAGCCGCATTATGGAAAAAGATTTTCAGGGAGCCAGGCCCGGAGCGGCTAAAGATGCCCAGCGGAATGTAGCTTTTCAGTATTTCAGCAATGCCAAAAATGATATTGCGAAAGTACTCAACAGCAAATTCGCATCGCCAGCCTCCGACCCGGCAGTGGTTATCACAACGGGTTTGTTTGCTCAGAACGACAATCCTTATCTGGACAGCATCAAGGAGTGGAAAGTTGGAACAAATAGCCTTCGTCGCGACAAGAAGGCCGTCTCAGTGATCATTGACCGCATTGAACCGGCACGCGCCAAAACGTTTGCCGAAGCACGGGGAACGGTCATCAATGAATATCAGGCAACGCTTGAAAAACAATGGCTGGGCCAGCTTCGGCAAACCTACTCGATTAAGGTCAATGAAGAAGAAATTCGGAAGTTGGCGAAATAG
- a CDS encoding peptidylprolyl isomerase codes for MKKVISSALVILVGWFLTVPTFGQGQGISLNKIIAKVDNYYVLRSDLEEAYQSYVGQNQTPPQKCQLLESLVINKMMLAKAEIDSVMIEEKIVDSELDSRMQYMIQQFGSDKNIVEAYGKSLEMLKSELRTQVKEQKLVQKMQSKITSDVKVTPRDVRKFFDGIPKDSLPYIPAEVEIGQIVRFAKPTKEQKDVLRQKLLDLRTRVEKGEDFAKLAKEFSEDVGSGQNGGDLGFAKRGAMVAPFEGAALKLKPNEMSDVVESDFGLHLIQLLETRGAEYHSRHILLRPDYNRLDVSGPTHYLDSLRNLIKIDSLKFDKAAKDYSEDKGTADAGGLLRDAQSGSSRMAMDGSMEYAMFQMLDTMKVGEISAPLPYRTEDGKSAVRLLYFKSKIAPHTADFTKDFEKLQTIVLQNKKNRAIDNWFKKSVADVYITVDPEFHSCKIFGTTQGSAATLSGGGN; via the coding sequence ATGAAAAAAGTAATCAGCAGTGCGCTTGTCATTTTGGTTGGCTGGTTTCTGACCGTGCCCACCTTTGGGCAGGGCCAGGGCATTAGCCTGAATAAAATCATTGCCAAGGTCGACAACTACTATGTGCTTCGGTCTGACCTGGAAGAAGCCTATCAATCATATGTGGGTCAAAACCAAACCCCACCCCAAAAGTGTCAACTGCTGGAGAGCTTGGTCATCAACAAAATGATGTTGGCCAAAGCCGAAATTGACTCTGTAATGATCGAAGAGAAGATCGTGGACAGCGAACTTGATTCGCGGATGCAGTACATGATTCAGCAATTCGGTTCCGACAAAAACATTGTGGAAGCCTACGGTAAAAGCCTTGAAATGCTGAAAAGTGAACTGCGTACGCAGGTGAAAGAGCAAAAGCTTGTTCAGAAGATGCAATCGAAAATTACGTCGGATGTGAAAGTGACCCCACGCGACGTTCGTAAATTTTTCGACGGTATTCCGAAAGACAGTTTACCCTATATTCCTGCCGAAGTAGAAATTGGCCAGATCGTTCGCTTTGCCAAACCTACAAAGGAGCAAAAAGATGTGCTTCGCCAAAAACTGCTCGATCTCAGAACGCGCGTTGAAAAAGGGGAGGATTTTGCCAAACTGGCAAAAGAATTTTCGGAAGACGTTGGCTCGGGACAGAATGGTGGTGACCTAGGCTTTGCCAAACGTGGCGCCATGGTGGCTCCCTTTGAGGGCGCAGCCCTGAAGCTGAAGCCCAATGAAATGTCGGACGTTGTTGAATCGGATTTTGGCCTTCACCTGATTCAGCTGCTGGAAACTCGTGGAGCAGAATATCACTCCCGGCACATTCTGTTACGTCCTGATTATAACCGGCTGGACGTTTCTGGCCCAACGCATTATTTAGATAGTCTGCGGAATCTGATTAAAATCGACTCGCTCAAGTTCGATAAAGCGGCTAAAGATTATTCGGAAGATAAAGGTACAGCCGATGCTGGCGGCCTGCTTCGCGATGCCCAATCGGGCAGCAGCCGGATGGCTATGGACGGATCGATGGAATATGCCATGTTCCAGATGCTCGATACGATGAAAGTTGGTGAAATTTCGGCTCCATTACCGTATCGTACCGAAGATGGTAAAAGTGCGGTACGATTGTTGTATTTCAAAAGTAAAATTGCTCCACACACGGCCGATTTCACGAAAGACTTTGAAAAACTGCAAACAATTGTGCTTCAGAATAAAAAGAATCGCGCCATCGACAACTGGTTCAAGAAGTCCGTTGCTGATGTTTATATCACAGTTGACCCTGAGTTTCATAGCTGTAAAATTTTCGGCACAACCCAGGGCAGTGCGGCAACCCTCAGCGGTGGGGGCAATTAA
- a CDS encoding AAA family ATPase, with product MPYSSDVAAAEALTVSYQKLKTEISKVVIGQDDTVRLLLTAIFCQGHCLLVGVPGLAKTLLIQTIAGALDLDFNRIQFTPDLMPSDILGSETLDQERNFKFIKGPIFANIILADEINRTPPKTQAALLEAMQEYSVTIAGQKYNLDRPFFVLATQNPIEQEGTYPLPEAQLDRFMFNIYLDYPSYQSELDIVRSTTSDKKYDVQRVITGEEIREFQHLVRRVPVVDNVIEYAVSLVHKTRPNTEKGSPDANLYLEWGAGPRASQALILAAKCNALLNGKYSPDIEDVRAVAMPILRHRVVRNFKAEAEGISVEQLIKRLM from the coding sequence GTGCCCTACTCATCGGATGTCGCGGCTGCCGAAGCCCTTACAGTATCTTATCAGAAGTTAAAAACTGAAATTTCGAAAGTTGTTATTGGTCAGGATGATACGGTTCGCTTATTGCTGACTGCTATCTTTTGTCAGGGCCACTGTTTGTTGGTAGGGGTGCCGGGGCTGGCAAAAACATTGCTGATTCAAACCATTGCTGGTGCACTGGATCTTGATTTTAACCGCATACAGTTTACGCCCGATTTGATGCCTTCAGATATTCTGGGTTCCGAAACACTGGATCAGGAGCGCAATTTCAAATTTATTAAAGGCCCAATTTTCGCCAATATCATTCTGGCCGATGAAATTAACCGGACACCGCCTAAAACACAGGCGGCCCTGCTCGAAGCGATGCAGGAGTACTCGGTTACGATTGCCGGTCAAAAATACAATCTGGACAGACCTTTCTTTGTTCTGGCTACCCAAAACCCTATTGAGCAGGAAGGTACCTACCCCCTGCCCGAAGCGCAGTTAGACCGGTTCATGTTCAATATTTACCTGGACTACCCTTCGTACCAATCGGAGCTGGATATTGTTAGAAGCACTACATCCGACAAAAAATACGATGTGCAACGAGTGATTACGGGCGAAGAAATCCGTGAATTCCAACACTTGGTTCGCCGGGTGCCGGTTGTCGATAATGTGATTGAATACGCCGTTTCGCTCGTTCATAAAACCCGGCCAAATACGGAAAAAGGGTCGCCGGATGCGAATTTATATTTAGAGTGGGGAGCAGGTCCCCGGGCATCGCAGGCACTCATTCTGGCTGCCAAATGCAACGCCCTGTTAAACGGAAAATATTCGCCCGATATTGAAGATGTTCGGGCCGTAGCCATGCCTATTCTTCGGCACCGGGTTGTCCGCAACTTTAAAGCCGAAGCCGAGGGCATATCGGTTGAACAGTTGATTAAGCGCCTGATGTAA